A stretch of the Bacteroidota bacterium genome encodes the following:
- a CDS encoding right-handed parallel beta-helix repeat-containing protein produces MKLKQILPFCLLFIVVLSSCRKDELITDSSAKLEFSADTVLFDTVFHYAGSTTKVFRIYNQHDQPINISKAYLAGGSSSAFKLNIDGISTTASMPVLTDIEILGGDSMYVFVQVYVNPSGSMPVIIKDSIIFETNGNIQDVKLIAIGQDVYLHKPLPGKFYSITSAFSGTDTTLPNDKPHLMFGYVVVDSAKKVIIQQNTKIYMHNNAVLWVYRDGTLEIAGTYNNEVTFQGDRLEAEYKDVPGQWGKIWLSALSKNNIINYAIIKNGQIGIQVDTVASLTTPTLRLSNTIVKNMSAAALYGQGAHIRAVNCVFANCGQYVAALTIGGKYRFEHCTFANYWSYDSRTTPILAMSNYYYSAGGSQILRPMDSCYFGNCIIYGDIAEEIGMDTALTSGAFSYEFEYTLLKTERAIPNGIHYNSAYKNFDPGFTDIGANNYKPLTTANVVNKGNPAPGSIILYDINTVLRPMGGLSDLGAYEVN; encoded by the coding sequence ATGAAATTGAAACAGATTCTGCCTTTTTGCCTCTTATTTATTGTTGTTTTATCTTCCTGCAGGAAGGATGAATTGATTACCGATTCTAGTGCTAAACTTGAATTTTCAGCGGATACCGTATTGTTTGATACGGTTTTCCATTATGCCGGTTCTACTACGAAAGTATTTCGTATTTACAATCAACATGACCAACCTATAAACATTTCAAAAGCATATTTAGCAGGTGGTTCAAGTTCTGCATTCAAATTAAACATTGATGGAATTTCCACAACAGCCAGCATGCCGGTATTAACGGATATTGAAATTTTGGGCGGAGATAGTATGTATGTATTTGTTCAAGTGTATGTGAATCCTTCCGGAAGTATGCCCGTAATTATTAAAGATTCAATCATTTTTGAAACCAACGGAAATATACAAGATGTAAAGTTGATTGCAATTGGGCAAGATGTGTATTTACATAAACCATTGCCGGGAAAATTTTACTCCATTACATCTGCTTTTTCAGGAACGGATACAACCTTACCCAACGATAAACCACATTTAATGTTTGGATATGTTGTTGTTGATTCTGCAAAAAAAGTAATTATTCAGCAAAACACTAAAATATACATGCATAATAACGCTGTGCTTTGGGTATATAGAGATGGGACGTTAGAAATTGCGGGTACTTATAATAACGAAGTAACTTTTCAAGGTGACCGCTTGGAAGCTGAATACAAAGATGTTCCGGGGCAATGGGGGAAAATATGGCTCTCCGCCTTGAGCAAAAACAATATTATCAATTACGCAATTATTAAAAACGGACAGATTGGAATACAGGTTGATACTGTTGCATCGCTTACCACTCCCACGCTTCGCCTATCGAACACCATTGTAAAAAACATGTCGGCTGCCGCTTTATACGGACAAGGTGCTCATATTAGAGCTGTAAATTGTGTATTTGCAAACTGCGGACAATATGTCGCAGCACTTACCATTGGCGGGAAATACCGATTTGAACATTGCACGTTTGCCAATTACTGGAGCTACGATAGTCGCACAACACCCATTCTTGCAATGAGTAATTACTATTATTCGGCAGGCGGTTCACAAATTCTCCGACCGATGGACAGCTGTTACTTTGGAAACTGTATTATTTATGGCGATATCGCTGAAGAAATTGGAATGGATACAGCATTAACCAGCGGTGCTTTTTCTTATGAATTTGAATACACCTTATTAAAAACAGAAAGAGCTATTCCAAACGGAATTCATTACAATAGTGCATATAAAAATTTTGATCCAGGCTTTACGGATATTGGAGCTAACAATTACAAACCGTTAACGACTGCAAATGTTGTAAATAAAGGCAATCCTGCTCCGGGTTCTATTATTCTTTATGATATTAATACTGTTCTACGGCCTATGGGCGGACTTTCAGATCTTGGAGCTTACGAGGTCAATTAA
- a CDS encoding PD40 domain-containing protein, whose product MKHVRFVYLLLITFAFCTRIASAQTTFGSEEELKAQALKLFDEDEFEEAYPLYSQLTSIYPKDPDFNYRLGVCMLYASDDKEKPIAFLEFASNKPEVEKEVFFYLAKAYHLNYRFDDAIKEYTKYKDVASSAKAEKLMVDRQIEMCRSGKKLLRNLTDLVVIEKKEMSRTDFYRSYDISGIGGKLLAKPDEEAFKTALDKKKKEKSIIYLASNNNQVFFSSYGDNMDQGKDIYIIRKLPTGEWSKPQTLGYPVNTEYDEDFPFLHPNGKVLYFCSKGHNSMGGYDIYKTTLNEETNTWNKPVNLDFPINTPDDDVLYVTNEDEKEAYFSSARASKSGKTAVYHINVERKPIDIAIIKGAVIKNRDNQAIDVKITVKDLADNVILGIFNSKASNGVYLINVPNGGKFLFTVEATGFATQSDVVEVPVQYVFRPMKQEISYELGTDKLIIKNLFDEVLDDASYLLALNFIKEKSKMDVNVNDASASNTSTTKDADNATDVAATTKDNTTTNTTKLTNDDIVKIGYSDAEEVAKEAKDLKEQADVALVLANQKNELAINKAKEAEQLIADASKMSDNVTKQATIEEANAATKEAEELNQETVAAFNLAKKIEFRAAAKEQEAELSMQYAKDLEAAVKSKNTDPALFAKLEEQQKKLDALAEQNNNPTLANSLKMDVDNKKRDWEKAIQTSADIKQEIADNEALIVTTQAEADKERNAKVKQGLLDQVEGLKMDTEDSKKDLALNEQKVAQLQKEYNGALNETALVSNIFDKAKTTTNEKVAADVAMVDKAKLEAQVNTIKNTPVSDNAVALNTTNAKSNPVTDSKTTDTKTTDNSVADSKTTEAKTTENAVADNKTSDSKTTDVAVTDSKTTETKTTDNAVADNKTTDVAVTDSKTTETKTTDTAVADSKTTENQTTDNAVADNTTETKVDYTQKFNVELSAANNIQNDLERENKKAELLKEWSDSISEDIAAKKTEAKTEKDKTKKKELNSDIAALEKELKEKQKSTSEALATVEKLKKEDAVVADNSTKTTDNVVAENGSTTSENNTSDNAVSTTTNINTKYSNEVAATNSIPNEVDREKAKADALMNWSKAIDADVEKKKQELNASSDPEMKALLAMKIKQGEDLSKEKQKEAEQSLAKVERINNPTIAATTETKTTDNAVADTKTTDTKTTDAAVTDVKAIETKTTDNSVADSKTTETKTSDNATVDTKTSETKTSDNAIVDTKTTDNAVTDAKSAQTEEKGFAYSSPTANEQSVKATTLNKEADGLMSQSNDLKAKATAESNTTTRNAIYAEAEEFAKLSETKQLEAAQIIGVANTKEYGDNKSKLDQFVKATKGNTSDDLSMAEMMNDEADIFFNRAQKSRELASTASTFYEKESALEDAYKNEMIALEKQQKATSIYLKYTPDVAAKTAETKTPDNAIVDAKTSETKTPDNSIADVKTTETKTPDNTVVDVKTTDTKTPDNAVADVKTTETKTPDNTVADVKTTETQTPDNTVTDVKTTETKTPDNTIADVKTTETKTPENTTGSSVLVTNDSGVQTNEVFVKTSVPVYSAAKPIPVNEKLPEGLIFKVQIGAFRNPIPQDLFKGMSPITGETTPQGFTRYTAGLFTSFTTADKVKQEIRDLGYKDAFVVAFLNGKRIPILEAMAMAGVSVPPSSTNPTSTSSETTNGSAVVNNTTTTTETNPATSVVTNPNIPVNNSNSQLTTPPNTQNIATVGGLFYTVQIGVYSQIVSSAKLYNIQPLYTETAPNGNFRYNTGIYNNVPRAIEAKNMIVDVGIKDAFVTAYYNGKRISLPEADKLIKEGTAAYSTAPNINQLPTFTASANRATTPVSPRTTTTPVVTTPPAAERRETTNPVATTPVETVVTTPSTNTNPIPASVITTLPVVSDQVKSAAEASNVMQIDSGIVFKVQIGAFKEEVPLEIANKFLKIAKKGVKNYKDQNGLTIYTVGTYKTYAEASTVRAEVVAEAGITDAFIVAYKDGAKISIDEARALMGN is encoded by the coding sequence ATGAAGCATGTAAGGTTTGTTTACTTATTGCTAATCACGTTTGCATTCTGCACGCGCATTGCTTCGGCTCAAACCACTTTTGGTTCGGAGGAAGAATTAAAAGCTCAAGCTCTCAAGCTATTTGATGAAGATGAGTTTGAAGAAGCCTATCCCTTATATTCCCAATTAACGAGTATTTATCCAAAGGACCCTGATTTCAATTATCGCTTGGGTGTATGTATGCTCTACGCCAGCGATGATAAAGAAAAACCGATTGCTTTTTTAGAATTCGCTTCTAATAAACCGGAAGTGGAGAAAGAAGTATTCTTTTATCTGGCCAAAGCCTACCATTTGAATTATCGTTTTGATGATGCCATCAAAGAATACACGAAATATAAAGATGTGGCATCTTCTGCTAAAGCGGAAAAATTAATGGTGGATCGACAAATTGAAATGTGCAGAAGCGGTAAAAAATTACTCCGCAACTTAACCGATTTGGTGGTGATTGAAAAGAAAGAAATGAGTCGTACCGACTTTTATCGCTCTTATGATATTTCCGGCATTGGCGGTAAACTCCTTGCCAAACCAGATGAAGAAGCTTTTAAAACAGCGCTCGATAAAAAGAAAAAAGAGAAATCAATTATTTATCTCGCATCCAATAACAATCAGGTGTTTTTTTCCAGCTATGGTGATAACATGGATCAGGGAAAAGATATTTACATTATTCGTAAACTCCCTACAGGCGAATGGAGTAAGCCACAAACATTAGGTTATCCTGTAAATACAGAATACGATGAAGATTTTCCTTTCTTACATCCCAATGGAAAAGTATTGTATTTCTGTTCGAAAGGGCATAATTCAATGGGTGGTTACGATATTTACAAAACGACTTTAAACGAGGAAACCAATACCTGGAACAAACCGGTGAACCTTGATTTTCCTATCAATACTCCCGATGATGATGTTTTGTATGTAACCAATGAGGATGAAAAAGAAGCCTATTTCTCGTCCGCAAGGGCAAGTAAGAGTGGTAAAACTGCTGTTTATCATATCAATGTAGAGCGCAAGCCAATCGATATAGCAATCATTAAAGGAGCGGTGATTAAGAATCGCGACAACCAAGCAATTGATGTGAAGATTACTGTAAAGGATTTAGCTGATAATGTCATTCTCGGTATTTTTAATTCAAAAGCTTCCAATGGAGTTTATTTGATTAATGTTCCGAATGGTGGAAAGTTTTTGTTTACGGTGGAAGCAACTGGATTTGCGACACAATCCGATGTAGTGGAAGTGCCTGTCCAATATGTATTTCGCCCGATGAAACAAGAGATTAGTTATGAGTTGGGGACAGATAAGTTAATTATCAAAAATTTGTTTGATGAAGTATTGGATGATGCAAGTTATTTATTGGCATTAAACTTTATTAAGGAAAAATCGAAGATGGATGTGAATGTGAATGATGCAAGTGCATCGAATACATCCACTACAAAAGATGCTGATAATGCAACAGATGTTGCTGCAACAACCAAAGACAATACAACAACAAATACGACCAAATTAACAAACGATGATATTGTTAAAATTGGATACTCGGATGCAGAAGAAGTGGCGAAAGAAGCCAAAGATCTAAAAGAACAAGCGGATGTTGCTTTGGTTTTGGCAAATCAAAAGAATGAATTGGCAATCAATAAAGCAAAAGAGGCGGAGCAATTGATAGCGGATGCCTCTAAAATGTCGGATAATGTTACAAAACAAGCCACCATTGAAGAAGCGAATGCCGCCACAAAAGAAGCTGAAGAATTGAATCAGGAAACGGTTGCTGCATTTAATTTGGCAAAGAAAATTGAATTCAGGGCAGCAGCAAAAGAACAAGAGGCAGAACTATCGATGCAATATGCAAAAGATTTGGAAGCTGCTGTTAAATCCAAAAATACAGATCCAGCCTTGTTTGCGAAGTTGGAAGAGCAACAAAAAAAGTTAGATGCTTTAGCCGAACAAAATAACAATCCTACTTTAGCGAATAGCCTAAAGATGGATGTGGATAACAAGAAGAGGGATTGGGAAAAAGCAATTCAAACTTCTGCCGATATCAAACAAGAAATTGCTGACAATGAAGCATTGATTGTTACCACCCAGGCTGAAGCAGACAAAGAAAGGAATGCCAAAGTAAAACAAGGTTTGTTGGATCAAGTGGAAGGTTTGAAAATGGACACCGAAGACAGCAAAAAAGATTTAGCATTAAACGAACAAAAAGTAGCACAGCTGCAAAAAGAATACAATGGTGCCTTGAATGAAACGGCATTGGTGTCGAATATTTTTGATAAAGCAAAAACAACAACCAACGAAAAAGTTGCTGCGGATGTGGCAATGGTTGATAAGGCAAAATTGGAAGCCCAAGTAAACACAATTAAAAACACTCCCGTTTCTGATAATGCCGTTGCTTTGAATACCACGAATGCAAAATCAAATCCTGTAACGGATTCTAAAACTACTGATACGAAAACAACTGATAATTCAGTAGCTGATTCGAAAACAACCGAAGCAAAAACAACAGAGAATGCTGTTGCTGATAACAAGACAAGTGATTCTAAGACAACTGACGTTGCAGTAACAGATTCAAAAACAACTGAAACAAAAACAACTGACAATGCTGTTGCAGATAACAAGACGACAGACGTTGCGGTAACAGATTCGAAAACAACTGAAACAAAAACAACGGATACTGCTGTTGCGGATTCAAAAACAACGGAAAACCAAACAACCGATAATGCTGTTGCTGATAATACGACTGAAACAAAAGTTGATTATACTCAAAAATTCAACGTAGAACTTTCCGCTGCCAATAATATTCAAAATGATTTAGAACGTGAGAATAAAAAAGCTGAATTGTTAAAAGAATGGTCGGATTCCATCAGTGAAGACATTGCCGCTAAAAAAACAGAAGCGAAAACTGAAAAAGATAAAACAAAGAAGAAAGAGTTGAATTCAGACATTGCAGCGCTTGAAAAAGAATTGAAAGAAAAACAAAAATCCACTTCCGAAGCACTTGCAACCGTTGAGAAGTTGAAAAAGGAAGATGCTGTTGTTGCTGATAATTCTACAAAAACAACAGATAATGTTGTTGCAGAAAATGGTTCAACTACCTCAGAAAATAATACTTCTGATAATGCTGTTTCAACCACTACCAATATCAATACGAAATATAGTAATGAAGTTGCTGCAACCAATTCAATTCCAAATGAGGTTGATCGAGAAAAGGCAAAAGCGGATGCGTTGATGAATTGGAGCAAAGCAATTGATGCAGATGTTGAGAAGAAAAAACAAGAGTTAAATGCCAGTTCAGATCCTGAAATGAAAGCATTGTTGGCGATGAAAATCAAACAAGGGGAAGATTTATCAAAGGAAAAACAAAAAGAAGCTGAGCAAAGTTTAGCGAAAGTAGAACGTATTAATAATCCAACGATTGCTGCAACAACTGAAACAAAAACAACCGATAATGCAGTTGCTGATACCAAAACAACAGATACAAAAACTACAGATGCTGCCGTAACGGATGTAAAAGCAATAGAGACGAAAACAACTGACAATTCAGTTGCTGATTCTAAAACAACCGAAACAAAAACATCAGATAATGCTACGGTTGATACAAAAACATCAGAAACAAAGACATCTGACAATGCAATCGTTGATACAAAAACGACAGACAATGCTGTGACGGATGCTAAATCTGCACAAACAGAAGAAAAAGGTTTTGCATATTCTTCCCCAACAGCCAATGAGCAATCGGTAAAAGCAACAACCTTAAACAAGGAAGCAGATGGATTAATGTCGCAATCCAACGATTTAAAAGCGAAAGCTACCGCAGAAAGCAATACAACAACAAGAAATGCAATTTATGCAGAAGCTGAGGAGTTCGCTAAATTGTCGGAAACGAAACAATTAGAAGCTGCTCAGATAATTGGTGTAGCCAATACAAAAGAATATGGTGATAATAAAAGTAAATTAGATCAATTTGTAAAAGCTACCAAAGGGAATACTTCAGATGATTTGTCGATGGCTGAAATGATGAATGATGAGGCGGATATATTTTTCAATCGAGCGCAAAAATCGCGTGAACTAGCATCCACAGCAAGCACATTTTATGAAAAAGAATCTGCCTTAGAAGATGCATATAAAAATGAAATGATTGCATTGGAAAAGCAACAAAAAGCAACTTCAATCTATTTAAAATATACTCCAGATGTTGCAGCTAAAACCGCTGAAACAAAAACACCTGATAATGCAATTGTCGATGCAAAAACTTCCGAAACCAAAACACCGGACAATTCAATAGCTGATGTTAAAACGACAGAAACCAAAACCCCGGATAACACAGTAGTTGATGTTAAAACGACAGATACCAAAACCCCGGATAATGCAGTAGCTGATGTTAAAACAACAGAAACCAAAACCCCGGACAATACTGTAGCTGATGTTAAAACGACAGAAACCCAAACCCCGGATAATACAGTAACTGATGTTAAAACAACAGAAACCAAAACCCCGGATAATACAATAGCTGATGTTAAAACAACAGAAACTAAAACACCAGAGAATACGACTGGTTCTTCCGTTTTAGTTACGAATGATTCTGGAGTACAAACCAATGAAGTGTTTGTAAAAACATCCGTTCCTGTTTATTCTGCTGCAAAACCAATTCCGGTAAATGAAAAATTACCGGAAGGCTTAATTTTTAAAGTACAAATTGGTGCATTTAGAAATCCAATTCCTCAGGATTTGTTTAAAGGAATGTCGCCAATAACAGGTGAAACAACTCCTCAAGGATTTACACGATATACCGCAGGTTTATTTACTTCCTTCACAACAGCAGATAAAGTAAAACAAGAAATTAGAGACCTTGGATACAAAGATGCCTTTGTGGTTGCTTTTTTAAATGGAAAACGGATTCCAATATTGGAAGCAATGGCGATGGCCGGTGTTTCTGTTCCACCTTCTTCAACTAATCCAACTAGCACGTCATCTGAAACGACTAATGGTTCAGCTGTTGTGAATAACACAACAACAACAACCGAAACAAATCCAGCTACTTCTGTTGTAACCAATCCGAATATTCCGGTGAATAATTCAAATTCGCAACTGACAACACCGCCAAATACTCAGAACATCGCAACTGTTGGAGGACTTTTCTATACAGTTCAAATCGGAGTGTATTCACAAATAGTTTCTTCTGCAAAATTATACAACATTCAACCGTTGTATACTGAAACGGCTCCTAATGGAAACTTTAGATACAATACAGGTATCTATAATAATGTTCCGCGTGCGATTGAAGCAAAAAACATGATTGTGGATGTTGGAATTAAAGATGCATTTGTAACAGCATATTACAATGGTAAACGTATTTCATTACCGGAAGCAGATAAACTGATTAAAGAAGGTACTGCAGCCTATTCAACAGCTC